In the genome of Bicyclus anynana chromosome 23, ilBicAnyn1.1, whole genome shotgun sequence, one region contains:
- the LOC112047014 gene encoding chymotrypsin-like elastase family member 2A: MKRSGLYLCAFIIIVEFSVIVYLLAHSGKVVEPNHNPVLLEVYPCRNTKDISVWFEPGLSPTEKYRYYAYVNKAFAAHSVVNLTFDAKVNATFTIKTNEATFSRISLAGGDLFTLRFVAPQEGLGVIVQGLTPGLAPNLIGLTVNDVEFCDNPDVEILGKYALTVNSSQEREKTWQAESHRLMKEDLSHCGRRGVDSELVVDGEATPGAWPWYAALFDSSTSNSKYYCAGTLIANNYVLTAGHCTINRKAENLIVTLGKHDRNSLNYSALFTERKVEKIIVPKTYDMYMMVDDIALLKLEKAPSATAQPACLWRGPTSSMETINGTVVAWGFDEYDKPMPSLQQANMPTVSNAICTDAHPDFTLVLNKNNFCAGYSAQGTSVCNGDGGMGFLVFNPDDQSPGGGGKVSGSWHLRGLLSFSAQPSSLISCGESFAVFTNVDKFREWILTQLDD, encoded by the exons atgaAGCGGTCCGGTTTATACTTGTGtgcttttataattatagtcGAGTTTAGTGTTATTGTTTACTTATTGGCGCATAGTGGCAAAGTGGTGGAACCAAACCATAATCCTGTATTACTAGAAGTGTATCCGTGTAGGAATACGAAGGATATATCGGTGTGGTTCGAGCCAGGGCTGTCACCGACGGAGAAATATCGTTACTACGCGTACGTCAATAAAGCCTTCGCTGCACATAGTGTTGTCAACTTAACCTTCGATGCTAAAGTTAACGCCACTTTCACTATCAAAACG aatgaaGCAACATTTTCAAGGATTTCATTGGCTGGCGGCGACCTCTTCACCCTTCGGTTTGTGGCCCCGCAAGAAGGCCTCGGCGTCATCGTGCAAGGCCTCACCCCAGGCCTCGCCCCCAACTTGATAGGCCTCACTGTCAATGATGTGGAGTTCTGCGATAATCCTGACGTG gAAATCCTTGGTAAATACGCTCTAACTGTAAATTCGTCACAGGAGAGAGAGAAAACATGG CAAGCGGAGAGTCACAGGCTCATGAAGGAGGACCTCAGTCACTGCGGCAGACGCGGTGTTGACTCGGAGCTGGTGGTGGATGGGGAGGCGACGCCGGGCGCCTGGCCTTGGTATGCGGCGCTGTTCGACAGCAGTACGAGCAACTCCAAGTATTACTGTGCTGGCACACTCATAGCGAACAACTATGTATTGACAG CCGGTCATTGCACTATCAATAGAAAAGCGGAAAACTTGATTGTAACGCTCGGAAAACATGACAGAAATAGTCTGAACTATTCCGCACTATTTACAGAGAGAAAG gttgaaaaaataatagttcCCAAGACTTATGACATGTACATGATGGTTGACGACATAGCGCTGCTGAAGTTGGAGAAGGCACCCAGTGCGACGGCGCAGCCTGCTTGCCTGTGGCGCGGGCCGACCAGCTCGATGGAGACGATCAATGGCACA GTAGTCGCGTGGGGGTTCGACGAGTATGACAAGCCGATGCCGAGTCTCCAGCAAGCCAACATGCCAACGGTGTCCAACGCCATTTGCACAGACGCACACCCCGACTTCACTCTCGTACTCAACAAGAACAACTTCTGTGCGGGATATTCTGCACAAG GAACTTCAGTATGCAATGGCGATGGTGGAATGGGTTTTCTG GTGTTCAATCCAGATGATCAGTCCCCTGGCGGAGGCGGAAAGGTGTCAGGCTCCTGGCACTTAAGGGGACTTTTGTCCTTCAGCGCACAGCCCTCATCCCTCATCTCGTGTGGGGAGAGCTTCGCAGTGTTTACTAATGTAGACAAATTCCGGGAATGGATCCTCACTCAGTTGGATGACTGA
- the LOC112047025 gene encoding ovochymase-2 — protein sequence MVKIVLALCGLLAVAGSDNGPGMPLIMPLITEYPCKDVNDITVMLDPGFSMDERNRYYMVVHKVVPANSTVEVSFSANVNIVFTVRTTIAIRKGKYIKSQIQEGDSFTIRFSEELRGFSFKVQGTAPQLIPYLTSFSIDDVPYCNYPDSGYLDGYLNILVQHNNNKTKEELQNQCGRRKVGYSPHPPVNGPTQVGDWPWHAAVYEVGPVPNGTCHVSQKYICGGTLIANNFVLTVAHCVVLIKQSKTLNALVGLGKYHLERGDENSVEMDVEEIIIHENYQLLAFDVALLKLKSPVEFTDYIQPACLWRTETLSADDAVTGTLVGWGTTNEEDLSQTLQQVNLPLVAHEVCVLSNLRAIVHLHDAFCAGYHNNGTSPCTGDSGGAFQIFVPHMEQNVSGHVTGTWHVRGVLSKGLRSDNPSPETPDQMCDENQYAIFTDTTPYIDWILDKISYS from the exons ATGGTAAAGATTGTATTGGCACTCTGCGGTTTGTTAGCGGTAGCCGGGTCCGACAATGGTCCGGGCATGCCGCTAATTATGCCGCTGATCACCGAATATCCTTGCAAAGATGTCAACGACATCACAGTGATGCTGGACCCTGGTTTCTCGATGGATGAGAGGAACCGCTACTATATGGTGGTACACAAAGTCGTACCAGCGAACAGCACTGTGGAAGTATCGTTCAGTGCTAATGTTAACATTGTTTTTACGGTCAGAACG ACTATTGCGATTCGCAAGGGCAAATATATCAAAAGTCAAATCCAAGAAGGCGACAGCTTTACGATCAGATTCTCAGAAGAACTTAGGGGGTTCTCGTTCAAGGTGCAAGGCACAGCCCCACAGCTCATCCCCTATTTAACCAGCTTCTCTATAGATGACGTGCCATACTGCAACTATCCCGACTCG GGATACCTCGATGGCTATCTGAATATACTCGTTcaacataacaataataaaacgaAG GAAGAATTACAAAATCAATGCGGGAGACGCAAAGTAGGGTATAGTCCGCACCCGCCAGTCAACGGGCCCACTCAGGTGGGCGACTGGCCCTGGCACGCCGCCGTGTACGAGGTAGGGCCCGTGCCCAACGGGACCTGCCACGTGTCGCAGAAGTACATCTGTGGGGGAACCCTGATCGCCAACAACTTTGTCTTGACAG TTGCTCATTGTGTTGTGCTCATCAAACAGTCTAAAACGTTGAATGCGTTGGTGGGACTCGGAAAATATCATTTGGAGCGAGGCGATGAAAATTCCGTGGAAATGGAC GTTGAAGAGATCATCATCCACGAGAACTACCAGTTGTTGGCCTTCGATGTGGCTCTGCTGAAGCTCAAGTCGCCGGTGGAGTTCACCGACTACATCCAGCCCGCGTGTCTGTGGCGGACGGAGACGCTCTCAGCTGACGACGCTGTGACAGGCACT TTGGTGGGCTGGGGCACCACCAACGAGGAAGACCTGTCGCAGACGCTGCAGCAGGTCAACCTGCCGCTGGTGGCGCACGAGGTGTGCGTGCTGAGCAACTTGCGCGCCATTGTACACCTGCACGATGCCTTCTGCGCTGGGTACCATAATAATG GAACCTCTCCATGTACTGGTGACAGCGGGGGTGCATTTCAG atatttgTTCCACATATGGAACAGAATGTTAGTGGGCACGTGACCGGCACATGGCACGTGCGGGGGGTCCTGTCCAAGGGGCTGCGCAGCGACAACCCCTCGCCCGAGACCCCCGATCAGATGTGCGACGAGAACCAATACGCGATATTCACCGACACGACCCCCTACATTGACTGGATACTTGATAAAATTAGTTATTCGTAA
- the LOC112047028 gene encoding plasminogen, translated as MSPLALALVWLQLARGDSAWAPLEGLPLACAHPCRHSRAVALWMEPGLPPARTMRFYVHVDTHIPANSVMNVTFDSAVNIILTIRLHSDEFQKFKMSPSVMECCWEAGCSEVTVYNELSQNKPSFYSILLYVSRDTLTNGDSFELRFDKELSGLSFIVEGSAPGLTPLTGLAINDKEFCEEPDVGYLRKYLAGKGVLDKREYPWKAVIRKSNTNCGKAHVDGTRVIENGPAQPGAWPWHAGIHVLSKHPPVGYKYICGGTLISNYFVLTAAHCVVAWFGGTAMAPEKLQVVLGQHNLNVKEHHSQKMKVEKVIIHERYNYKRRFANIALLKLSSAASFTSFVQPACLWRSGVHSRGTASALGVVAGWGFDNDDTLPGSLQQVLLPIVSAETCRQSYPAYYSLALNRGSFCAGYHNNGTGVCNGDSGGGLVVNVPNETESGSGEVSGSWYVRGIVSNAPPLPDRLTCDPDHYSVFTDVDKYTDWIDGQMDA; from the exons ATGAGTCCGCTGGCGCTGGCGCTGGTGTGGCTGCAGCTGGCGCGCGGCGACAGCGCGTGGGCGCCGCTGGAGGGCCTGCCGCTGGCCTGCGCGCACCCCTGCCGGCACTCGCGCGCCGTCGCGCTTTGGATGGAGCCCGGCCTGCCGCCCGCCCGCACCATGCGTTTCTACGTGCACGTCGACACTCACATACCCGCGAACAGTGTCATGAATGTGACGTTCGACTCCGCAGTTAACATCATCCTCACCATCCG GCTACACAGTGATGAGTTCCAGAAGTTTAAGATGTCACCTAGTgtcatggagtgttgctgggaaGCTGGTTGCAGCGAAGTCACTGTTTATAATGAACTTTCACAAAATAAACCCTCCTTTTATTCAATATTACTTTATGTTTCAAGGGACACTTTGACTAACGGTGACAGCTTCGAGCTTCGTTTCGACAAAGAACTGTCAGGCCTGAGCTTCATAGTGGAGGGCTCTGCTCCGGGACTGACCCCTTTGACAGGCCTGGCTATCAATGACAAGGAGTTCTGCGAGGAGCCCGATGTG GGATATCTCCGTAAGTACTTGGCAGGAAAAGGTGTGCTAGATAAACGCGAATATCCGTGG aaagccGTGATTCGAAAATCAAATACCAATTGTGGTAAAGCACACGTGGACGGCACACGAGTGATAGAGAACGGACCGGCACAGCCCGGCGCCTGGCCGTGGCATGCCGGTATACATGTGCTGAGCAAACACCCACCCGTGGGATACAAGTACATATGCGGTGGCACGCTTATATCCAATTACTTTGTGTTAACAG ctGCGCATTGCGTTGTCGCCTGGTTTGGAGGTACAGCCATGGCGCCAGAAAAGCTGCAAGTGGTTCTCGGACAACATAATTTGAATGTAAAAGAACACCATAGCCAAAAAATGAAG GTAGAAAAAGTAATTATACACGAGCGTTACAACTACAAACGTCGATTTGCGAACATCGCGCTGCTGAAGTTGTCGTCGGCCGCGTCCTTCACCAGCTTCGTGCAGCCCGCGTGCTTGTGGCGCAGCGGCGTCCACTCCAGGGGCACTGCGTCAGCACTTGGAGTT GTAGCGGGCTGGGGCTTCGATAACGACGACACTTTGCCCGGCTCCCTCCAGCAAGTGCTGCTGCCCATAGTCTCAGCAGAGACCTGCAGGCAGAGCTATCCGGCGTACTATTCCCTCGCTTTGAACCGCGGCAGCTTCTGCGCGGGATATCACAATAAtg GAACGGGAGTTTGCAACGGTGACAGCGGAGGAGGTCTCGTG GTTAACGTCCCTAACGAGACAGAGTCAGGCAGCGGAGAGGTGTCAGGCTCCTGGTACGTCAGAGGCATCGTGTCCAACGCCCCGCCACTACCTGACAGGCTGACCTGTGACCCGGACCATTACAGCGTGTTCACGGACGTGGACAAATACACGGACTGGATTGATGGCCAAATGGATGCCTGA
- the LOC112047013 gene encoding chymotrypsin-C isoform X3 — translation MSPLALALLCLQLARGDGAWAPLEGLPLVSAHPCRHSRAVALWLEPGLPPARTDRYYVHVDTHIPANSVMNVTFDSAVDIILTIRSNETFSRGSLTDGDSFALRFDSEMAGLSFIVEGSTPGLTPNLTGLSINDQQYCEEPDVGYLRKYQAKEALRNNEYPWKAVIRKSNTNCGRPHLSSTPAIENGPAQPGAWPWHAALYSLRNYATKYICGGTLISKNFVLTAAHCVYNWTTGMAFPAITLTVGLGQHVLNENSSHSQVKKVERVIIHERYNNIKLFNNIALLKLSSAVSVTNFVQPACLRRGGELSAPTASDVGVVPGWGLGNDDTLSGSLQQVLLPIVSAETCVSSQPPYSSYNLDRNGFCAGYHNNGTGVCNGDSGGGLVVNIPNEKESGSGTVSGS, via the exons ATGAGTCCACTGGCGCTGGCTCTGCTGTGTCTGCAGCTGGCGCGCGGCGACGGCGCGTGGGCGCCGCTGGAGGGCCTGCCGCTGGTCAGCGCGCACCCCTGCCGGCACTCGCGCGCCGTCGCGCTGTGGCTGGAGCCCGGCCTGCCGCCCGCCCGCACCGACCGCTACTACGTGCACGTCGACACGCACATACCCGCGAACAGTGTCATGAATGTGACGTTCGACTCCGCAGTTGACATCATCCTCACCATCCGGTCG AACGAGACGTTTTCAAGAGGTTCTTTGACTGATGGCGACAGCTTCGCGCTTCGCTTCGACAGTGAAATGGCGGGCCTGAGCTTCATAGTGGAGGGCTCTACTCCGGGACTGACTCCTAACCTGACAGGCCTGTCAATCAATGACCAGCAATACTGTGAAGAACCTGATGTG GGATATCTCCGTAAGTACCAGGCAAAGGAGGCGCTGAGAAATAACGAATATCCTTGG AAAGCCGTGATCCGAAAATCCAACACCAATTGTGGAAGACCACACTTAAGTAGCACACCTGCGATAGAGAACGGTCCCGCGCAGCCCGGCGCCTGGCCGTGGCATGCGGCTCTGTATAGTTTGAGAAACTATGCGACCAAATACATATGCGGTGGCACGCTCATTTctaaaaactttgttttaacAG ctGCGCACTGCGTTTATAACTGGACTACAGGCATGGCTTTTCCAGCAATAACTTTGACAGTGGGTCTAGGACAACATGTTTTGAATGAAAACAGTAGCCATTCTCAAGTCAAGAAG GTTGAGAGAGTGATTATTCACGAGCGTTATAACAACATAAAACTATTTAACAACATAGCATTGCTGAAGTTATCGTCGGCGGTGTCAGTCACGAACTTCGTGCAGCCCGCGTGTCTGCGGCGCGGGGGAGAGCTCTCCGCGCCCACCGCGTCCGACGTAGGAGTT GTACCGGGCTGGGGCTTGGGCAACGACGACACTTTGTCCGGCTCCCTACAGCAAGTGCTGCTGCCCATAGTCTCGGCAGAGACCTGCGTCAGCAGCCAACCGCCCTATTCTTCCTACAATTTAGACCGGAACGGCTTCTGCGCAGGATATCATAATAAcg GAACGGGAGTTTGCAACGGAGACAGCGGAGGGGGTCTCGTG GTTAACATTCCCAACGAGAAAGAGTCAGGCAGCGGGACGGTGTCAGGGTCCTG
- the LOC112047013 gene encoding chymotrypsin-like elastase family member 2A isoform X2, which translates to MSPLALALLCLQLARGDGAWAPLEGLPLVSAHPCRHSRAVALWLEPGLPPARTDRYYVHVDTHIPANSVMNVTFDSAVDIILTIRSNETFSRGSLTDGDSFALRFDSEMAGLSFIVEGSTPGLTPNLTGLSINDQQYCEEPDVGYLRKYQAKEALRNNEYPWKAVIRKSNTNCGRPHLSSTPAIENGPAQPGAWPWHAALYSLRNYATKYICGGTLISKNFVLTAAHCVYNWTTGMAFPAITLTVGLGQHVLNENSSHSQVKKVERVIIHERYNNIKLFNNIALLKLSSAVSVTNFVQPACLRRGGELSAPTASDVGVVPGWGLGNDDTLSGSLQQVLLPIVSAETCVSSQPPYSSYNLDRNGFCAGYHNNGTGVCNGDSGGGLVVNIPNEKESGSGTVSGSWYVRGIVSHSVSVDDTQICDANYYSVYMDVYKYMKWIDDQIWNDTGREVLAT; encoded by the exons ATGAGTCCACTGGCGCTGGCTCTGCTGTGTCTGCAGCTGGCGCGCGGCGACGGCGCGTGGGCGCCGCTGGAGGGCCTGCCGCTGGTCAGCGCGCACCCCTGCCGGCACTCGCGCGCCGTCGCGCTGTGGCTGGAGCCCGGCCTGCCGCCCGCCCGCACCGACCGCTACTACGTGCACGTCGACACGCACATACCCGCGAACAGTGTCATGAATGTGACGTTCGACTCCGCAGTTGACATCATCCTCACCATCCGGTCG AACGAGACGTTTTCAAGAGGTTCTTTGACTGATGGCGACAGCTTCGCGCTTCGCTTCGACAGTGAAATGGCGGGCCTGAGCTTCATAGTGGAGGGCTCTACTCCGGGACTGACTCCTAACCTGACAGGCCTGTCAATCAATGACCAGCAATACTGTGAAGAACCTGATGTG GGATATCTCCGTAAGTACCAGGCAAAGGAGGCGCTGAGAAATAACGAATATCCTTGG AAAGCCGTGATCCGAAAATCCAACACCAATTGTGGAAGACCACACTTAAGTAGCACACCTGCGATAGAGAACGGTCCCGCGCAGCCCGGCGCCTGGCCGTGGCATGCGGCTCTGTATAGTTTGAGAAACTATGCGACCAAATACATATGCGGTGGCACGCTCATTTctaaaaactttgttttaacAG ctGCGCACTGCGTTTATAACTGGACTACAGGCATGGCTTTTCCAGCAATAACTTTGACAGTGGGTCTAGGACAACATGTTTTGAATGAAAACAGTAGCCATTCTCAAGTCAAGAAG GTTGAGAGAGTGATTATTCACGAGCGTTATAACAACATAAAACTATTTAACAACATAGCATTGCTGAAGTTATCGTCGGCGGTGTCAGTCACGAACTTCGTGCAGCCCGCGTGTCTGCGGCGCGGGGGAGAGCTCTCCGCGCCCACCGCGTCCGACGTAGGAGTT GTACCGGGCTGGGGCTTGGGCAACGACGACACTTTGTCCGGCTCCCTACAGCAAGTGCTGCTGCCCATAGTCTCGGCAGAGACCTGCGTCAGCAGCCAACCGCCCTATTCTTCCTACAATTTAGACCGGAACGGCTTCTGCGCAGGATATCATAATAAcg GAACGGGAGTTTGCAACGGAGACAGCGGAGGGGGTCTCGTG GTTAACATTCCCAACGAGAAAGAGTCAGGCAGCGGGACGGTGTCAGGGTCCTGGTATGTCAGGGGCATCGTATCTCATTCTGTGTCAGTTGATGACACTCAGATATGCGACGCGAACTATTATAGCGTGTATATGGACGTGTACAAATATATGAAGTGGATTGATGACCAAATTTGGAACGATACCGGACGAGAAGTTCTGGCTACATAg